Sequence from the Panicum virgatum strain AP13 chromosome 5N, P.virgatum_v5, whole genome shotgun sequence genome:
GGATttggattcaaggctcggggccTACAGTATACATGACATCGATGCCTTATTTTTGGAAGATAAAGACTAGAAGATTCAAGACTAATTTGGCCCTCCGCCGATTGTTCGATTCAAcataaggctcgggggctactccatgtGGGGTGCGAGTTTCATCACACCCCATACAGAAGATAAATTTTTGAAGACTTGAAATCTACTCGGGCAGGAGCACAACGCAGCCTCGAAGCAGCCAGAAAAGTGTACTCGAAGATGACTCCAGAAGTAATCAGAAGCGTGCAGTTGGGACCTTCGCACCCGAAGGTTGCCAGGACACCAGATAGACAAGGGAAATAAAGTACTCAAAGACCTTCAGATTATAACTCTGAGCGAGCTTTCAATGATCAAAAAGTTGTTACAGTGGAGAAAgctgggggtatttatacccccccAACCCTCGCGGCGTATTTACATTCTTGCCCGTGCATTTTCACCTTACATCAGCACTTTCCGAGCCCCTAACTAGTCTTTTCTCGCTTCTTAGTTGAAAAGACGTTCACGTCACGTAAGCTTCTCCGAGTCGTAATCGGCATGCCTCCGCCGGTCCTTCGAAGGTTCCTGGAGGCTCGGGGGCGCTTCGTTCTTTGGGCTACGTCCCGCCAACTCGAGATCGAAGGTCCTTAGCGTCTTCGACCTTCGCTCATAGGAAGTGAGGGGACCTTCAATCGGACCCTCGCGGGAATGCGCCTTCGGAGGAGACCTTCGACCTGTGAATCAATAGGAAAACAATAGAAGGGCCGAAGGTTATAGATATGGGTTAGCAGCAGTCGTCGTTGCACCTATAACCCCCAGGTATGGTGCCTCCGGAGGTAGCGATACCCAAACACTTGCACAGCTCCGAagcgctcgggggcttgtcagagaTACATCTCTAGGTACCATCGTTTCCCAGAAACCATCATTTCCCAGATGTGTACTCCATTTCATCCACAATATCAATAATTTCTTCTAAAAAACATTATAAAAATGTTCAAGATGAGCAAATGACAAACTTTGCAAATAGCGGTCAAACGAGATCAGATTCCCAAGGTTTACAtctgcaggagagctgcgcaccTTTGTATTAAGTAGAAAGAGTTTTAGTACAAAGCACTATGAGCACTCATGAGGCCACTATGGATACAAGAGAGCAAGACGTAGCAAGGCCGTAAGCACACAAAAGTGACTACTCAAGGGATAAACAACCGAGATGTCGGGCGCCAGACGATGTCTAGTCGTTATCTTGACAACTGCAGTAGTGAATCTATGCAACTGGAAGCAAGCTTCCTAGTGGGGAATGCACGTTGGATCTTTGCGGCATGGCTACGGTTGAGACCGGCCTTGAAGATGCTGTTGCTGCTCCTCTTGGTCGTGGGTGTGTTCACCGCAACCGCATGGTCAAGCCACCGCATGAGTAGGACCTCGTCGTGTCTTGCCAAAACATTCAGCCCACTAGAAGCCCACCTAGTAACCATAAGTATATAAACCTGAAAATCTTATCCTCACCCTCACCCATCCTATCCAATCCACCCATCGGCCATTCCCATTTTGCTCACGCTCAGGTGGCTCCGCCGCTCGCACAGGCACCGCCCGCCACGCACCAAGCACGGCCCGGCGGAGGGCCGAAGGCCACTCGAGCCTTGCCTAGCAGTCGCGCTCCACACGCTCGCACCTAGGCACAGCGCAGGCGCGGGGCCGCCCCGCACAGCGGCCACACACGACACTCCTGTACAGCAGCCTTCCTCCCTAACTAGGAGGACCTCGCCTCCGCCCCACTCACCAACGCACTCTCAATCTCCGTCTCCGACCACTACGCCATCtcccacccctcctccctcgcccctTGGCCAATTCTTGCCCCCCCCCTCCTCGGATCCCTCCTCCGCGCTAGCGCCCACCGCCGTCGGCGACTTCTCTTCCTGCCGCCACATCGTGCTCCACCCCTCCATGCGCAAGCTCGCCCTCGCGGCCTCGCCTAGCCTCTCCCTTCGCGTTTCGGGTTTCGAATTTTccatcgggtttcgggtatccgtgGGTTTCGGTTTCGGGGGTCAATTTTCACCTGAATCAGTATTCGGGGCGGGTTCAGGTTTTaagttcgggtttcggttttgggtgcctAGACACTCCATCTGATCCGAACCCACCCTGTTGCCATCCTTATCCACCTGTGGCATCACCATCCCTCAGCCACTAGGGTACCCTCCCTCTCGATGCTGACGGGACGTACTCAGACCCTCATCATTGAGGGGGCCAAGCGACCCTAGAATCGGGCTGGGGAAGGGTGGTGCGGGAGCGGAACGCATCGCACCGGGAAGTCGATCAATAGCTGTGCCGGTTGGCGCCGACGACGCAAGCGGCGGGATGGCCGCCTGCGGCCcggctgcggccgcggcggcggcacccgctATAGCAGAACtgtcaaattaaaactctaattaagtgtACTAGTTattatttgaacacatcaggcacattaACTTAATGGTTTAGTTTGACAACCCACCCCTAACTAATGTACtgatcgaaacaaacaccagtagtACCACATGAAGGTGAGCATAGACAGTgcaaaaatatcagagttcttACAATAAATAATTTTACAATCCAAGTCCTTACaatacataaataatttacaaGTCCAACAGAAATTTAGGTAAAAGTTTGACATAAGAAAACCCAACAACTGCGATAAAAGAGGCACAAACGAAAGATCGCACGTGGGTGTACAACCTGAGATTATCCAGCGGTTAAGCGTCGGGCTCGACAACTTCCCAACCATCCGCATCAAGTCGAACGAACTTAGCGCAGCAAGGACAGAAATCTACATTATCGGAATCTGAAATAATTTgagcaacaaaccctgagcaactaatgcTCAGCAAGACTTACGCAACTAACAGTATACACTTAGTCGACTCCTAGTATGCAAGGTTTTTGGCTGGTGGATTTATTTTGCCAGAAAGCTCCTGACGGTGAattcttactttcaatattttagctcattATACTATGATGTGACTCAATGATCAAGGTGCTCTCATCCGAGAATAggggcgaatcgatccgatttaatctTTGCAAGCAAAACCTAACCACACGAGGAATGCAATCCCATCGTGTCGTACGCATCAACAATTCATGTCAGCCACTAAAAAATGGATGAATTGACCCTCGACCCTGGATCGCCAGCCACATCAAAAAATGGGATTAGTGCCAACCTCTCGCAAAATTCTTTTATGACAATAGTTAttaagaaagcatcaaaatggccgcctttcgaggcattgtatgggcAGAGATGTAAAACCCCGCGGTGGGCTATGGGCGCGGTCCTTGAGCTCCACGTATGCTGTGCCGTGCGTAACCAGCTCGGATAGGAGGCCTCAAGCAGCGCCTCTGCGTAGCGCTGGCGAGCGACCGCGAGCTGGGCTTCCACCTCGGCATAGCGGGCGGTGTTCTGATTGATCTTGGCGCGGACAAGGTCGAGCAAGCCCTGCACCGCGTCgaccgcgtcgccgtcgccgaggcaGCCATTGAAGGCGTCGATCGCCGCCGCGACGGTGGGGTTCTCCCTTGGAGTGGCTCTGCGCTCCCGGCTTGGAGGTTGACTGGGGGTTTTCTTTGGGTTTTGCGCTAAGGAATGTGGTTGTGGGGCCAGAAATGTCAGATAATCAGAATTCTACCAGGCCTTAGCGGAAATTTGGATTAGCAAGAGTAATTTGATAGTGGCTGAATTACAAGGTTGTGTCACCCAAAGAGACCCTGTTTGACGCAAAACTTTCATATTTTAGACTGGGAAATTTTTTTCGAACGACCTGACTGGGGAAACGATCAGTTGGAGATAAATAGTTAATGCCACAGCCGCAATCGCACATCGTTTGAACAACCAAATGGAGAAAGGCCACCAGCCCACAACACTCCGAGACATATTTTCGTAAAAAAAAATGGTATTATTAGTGTTTTAAACAAATAGCGAGATGTAACAGCGCTATAGTGGTCTCAGAGAGACACCTCTTCAGGGTTTAGTGAGCTACAGTGGACAATAGCGGTATTTTAAAAAACTACAGCTAACTGtccgctatttaaaacattaGGTATGATTCATTTCCACAGTGCTCCACATGAGCCGGGATCAGAGGACAATGAGACATTGTCCAGAGGCATGGCACGGACGTGGCGTCTATTTATCGCTTTAAGCGATTTCACCACCTCCATCTCAGAAGCAAGCTCCCCCGCCTCCCGCGGCTCCGATGGCACCTCCATTGCCGTCGTCGACGCTAACCAAGCACGCCACCATGCTGCccgtccaccaccaccaccaccttctCCTCGCCTCCACCGTCTATCGGAGGTCCTGCCCCGCCTGGCCAACGGCACTCCCGAGCCATCTCGCCCTCCACCGGCTGAACCACCACCGTGACCGGCCCCAACCTCTCCTCTAGATTTGGTGGCCATGGAACCCGCCCACCTAGCAACTCAGAACCCTAATGCTCCACCGCCTCCTGCCGCCACCCAGagcgctccccccccccccccaaccccccTAGCTCGCCAATGGCGCTCCACCGGCCTCCCTGGCTCCAGCGATCCCCTTCTGCGACGCCAAATATCCAAGTAGCACACACAATAAATAGCTTTTGCGGCATGGACTGATGCTGCAGGACTAAGAACCACTGCCCCACTCTCGCAGCAATCATTCTTTGTATCTCGTTGTTTCATCGGATCCAACTAGTTAGGATTTATGATTCACTTACAAAGCATATCTGATCACATTCACATCACACTTTGGCTCACCTCAAGGTAaaatgagctcaacgatgaataATGTCGCCATGTCGGAGAAGGCGATAAAACCAAGTACATTATACTGTTCAGAAATAACCATAACGTGCAGAAATGGATCTAATTTCCGACACCTTATCCCTCTAGAAGGCTCACGATATTCATGGCTTGTTTAGATGCTCAAAAGTTGTTGAAATAGAATCTTTGCacagaagtattaaatataaattaatcacaaaactaattgcagaactcgtctataaattagatttgtctcgtaatttacaatcaaactatgcaattagtttttattttgtctagatttaatactcgaTGCATGAATTTAATACTACATGCATGAATTTAATACTCCTTGCATATACAGCAAgataattttgaaattttgaaatttgCATCTAAACATGGTCTCACTCAAGTTAGATCTACGAGGTTAAACACACTAGTGACCTTTCACATCATAAACCCAAATACAGCCCccctttggcagggctccacgaGCGGCTCGAGCAGGAGCCCTGCCCGTGCAGGAGAGCCGGAGCCCTTTTTCCATATGCTCAGACGGATGGCTCCGCCTGCCCGAGGAGCCCTCCCAAGCTGGCCTATATATCACGTTCACATCATAAATCCAAGTTACCCAACTATAAATcgcatatatttacaaattgccATAACCCGCATGATGTCTCAACCATCAGATGTGATGGCAGATGGCAGAGAACAGCAACAGAAACCACACAAACTATGGACCCAACAAAGACAACCATCTGTAGCCATCAATCGCAATGTGAAAAACGCTTTTGTCAAATATGTGGCTTACAAAATCAAGGAATAAAACCAATACCTCTTAAACTACAAGCCTATACATGGGCAatgcaacaacaacaaaaacaatAAGCATCAAAAGCCATTATTCCTGAAAGGAAATAGCACCTATTGCCAACATCATCTAATCATTCAAGATATCATAGTAGCTGTCAGCTTGGAGTGACCAAAACAACAAACAAGGCATACACATTGCTCATACCTAAAATTTCCACACAGCATGCTACTTGATCAAAATTAGCAGATCGTAACTATTCCCCAACTCAGCATCAACCATGCAGCAAAAAGCAGCATAAATGCTAGTACATACTAGGACAGTAACTAATTGCATCACAAGGAAAATTTTGACATCATGTCAACAACTAGATTAAAAAGGGACAAAATCTCCAAATAATgaaacaatacaacacacaAGCACAATCGTCTACAAACCACAGATAAAATAGATAAACAGAGCTGAAGCAGTAACAAAATCGAAAAGATGATAATTTTCTTGGTCACATGTTATGACTGATTCTAAAGAATTTAGTCACACCAAAAACACAAAGAATGATgctagtgaaggaaagaaatgtaatCAGATATCAGATCACTATGTTTCTATTGGTTATTACTAAGCAACTAATTCataggagtcataccaatcacAATACAGCACTAGAAGCAGCGGCATCACCAGAAAAAACATACAAGCTTCACAATCAAACAAGGCCATTCACTAGTAGTTTATTAAGGCAAAAAGAACATACTGATTAGCATAATCAATCGCATCATTTCTTTTGCCAAAGATTTTGTTCTCTAAATCGATGAAGATAATGAGCCCACTTAAAaccatataaaaaaaatacaatgttTCTGCATAAGGGAAACACAGCTACCCACCCACCTACCAATGGCAATTCCACTAAAAACTCAGAAAGTGTGTAAGGAGATGAGCACAAATGATAAAGAAAACATAAAACTATTAGAAATCACGGCCAGAAACCACTAGCCTGCCATCCAACAAGCCTCAAGAAGCATGTCAATAGTAATCAGATGCAACACATGTCAATTGCTGAGGTAATTTCATGATTTCACCTATAATCAGAAGGGACAGCGTTACCAAGCCATCAAGTAATTGAAATTAAGCACACTCATCAGCAGAGCACAAACCATTTTGATCAAAACAGAGTCAAGCGACCGTGACATAGCAGTAACGAGAAGATAACCAACCTTACACTGTTCCTCAGTTGCACCAACATTTTATGACACCACCAAAGGCACGTAGAATGGTACTAGAGGAAAAACAGCGGTCAAACATACCCAGCCTCCAGATCCCTATGTTTTTGTAGGCTAATAAGCAACTATTCATAGTCACATTACTCCCAGTTCAGTTCTAGCAGAATCGCCACGAAAGCTTCCTGCGCAACAGAGCACCAGATTACCTCTTGAGGCGGAGAAAGATCAGAACGAAGGCAGCCGTGCTGGCGGCGCCAACAGCCGCGGCCACCGCCATTGCCTGCCACACGCCCTCCACTTCCTCCGGGGCCTCAGCCGGAGCAGCCTCCCTCTCCTTCATTGTGGTGGCAGCGGAGGACGCCTGCAGGgtcttgatctcctcctcgaGCTTGAGCTTCTCCTGGCGGAAGGCCTCCAGCTGCCTGGCGAGCTCCTCGTGCCTGCGCTTGTCCACCTCGCGCTCACCCTTCTCGATCTTGAGGGCGGCATGGAGGCGCTCGACCTCGGCGCGGAGCGAGACGGCCTCCTTCtcggcagaggcggcggcgaacTCGGCGATGGTGACCTCCTCCCGGGCCTGCATGAAGATCCCCTCGATGCGGTGTGCTTCCTCGGCGCTGGCCTCGTTCTCCCTGCGGGCCTCGGCGAGCTTCCCCTCGAGGTCGAGCTTGGCGGCGCGGAGGTCCTCGATCTCGGcgtgggcggcgacggcggcgtaggACCTAGCGGTGACGTGGGTGCCGGCggcccccgcctcctcctccttcgcgACGCCGCCGTTGGGCGCCGTcttctcggcggcggcggcggcggcggcggcggcggcggcggaggcgagggtTTCGTCGCCGTTCTCCATTGGTAAGTGGTGGGTTTTGGGCTTGCGATTTCTCTTGCGATtgatggggcggcggcggggtgcgggCTGGAAAGGTTATTTGACAAGGAGAGAAAGGCGATGCTTCTTTCTCCTCTCCTGAAATGGTGAGGGGGCTGAGAAATATCTGGAATGCTAGTTTCGCCTCACGTCAATGACAGATGGGGTAGGTCTCGCA
This genomic interval carries:
- the LOC120675403 gene encoding actin cytoskeleton-regulatory complex protein PAN1-like, translating into MENGDETLASAAAAAAAAAAAEKTAPNGGVAKEEEAGAAGTHVTARSYAAVAAHAEIEDLRAAKLDLEGKLAEARRENEASAEEAHRIEGIFMQAREEVTIAEFAAASAEKEAVSLRAEVERLHAALKIEKGEREVDKRRHEELARQLEAFRQEKLKLEEEIKTLQASSAATTMKEREAAPAEAPEEVEGVWQAMAVAAAVGAASTAAFVLIFLRLKR